Proteins encoded by one window of Streptomyces sp. NBC_01571:
- a CDS encoding HAD family acid phosphatase, which yields MTGRGVGRRIGALSAVVALGIGGTVTVAGSAAAAPARTTVAATQAADVDYATWQQDVRAVLDQAVPYVQQRTANAAGQKLALVFDIDNTSLETDFHPWYQLPTPAVAPSLDLARYARSRGVDIFFISARPGIIASETKWNLTSVGYPVSGLYTRDLPDLFDEVSAYKTGKRAQIESLGYTIIANIGNNDSDLVGGHAERTFKLPDYDGQLS from the coding sequence ATGACTGGACGCGGTGTGGGTCGCCGGATCGGCGCGCTCTCGGCGGTCGTCGCGCTGGGCATCGGAGGGACGGTCACCGTCGCGGGGTCCGCCGCCGCGGCCCCGGCGCGGACGACGGTCGCCGCGACGCAGGCTGCCGACGTCGACTACGCCACCTGGCAGCAGGACGTCCGGGCGGTGCTCGACCAGGCGGTGCCCTACGTCCAGCAGCGCACCGCGAACGCGGCCGGGCAGAAGCTGGCCCTCGTCTTCGACATCGACAACACGTCGCTGGAGACGGACTTCCACCCCTGGTACCAGCTGCCCACGCCGGCCGTGGCGCCGTCGCTCGACCTCGCCCGTTACGCGCGCTCACGCGGCGTCGACATCTTCTTCATCAGCGCGCGTCCGGGCATCATCGCCAGCGAGACGAAGTGGAACCTGACGTCGGTCGGCTATCCGGTCTCCGGTCTCTACACGCGTGACCTGCCCGACCTGTTCGACGAGGTCAGCGCCTACAAGACCGGCAAGCGGGCGCAGATCGAGTCCCTGGGCTACACCATCATCGCCAATATCGGCAACAACGACTCCGACCTCGTCGGGGGCCACGCCGAGCGCACCTTCAAGCTGCCCGACTACGACGGGCAACTGTCCTGA
- a CDS encoding PPOX class F420-dependent oxidoreductase encodes MDETRLDTLGSGKFLLITSYRKNGTGVPTPVWVVRDGDALGAWTGANSWKVKRIRNRPDVLVGPCDVRGNPTGEQVPATAEILDQTATARYRGLVARKYGILGRLTLFGSRLRRGREGTVGVRISLTP; translated from the coding sequence ATGGACGAGACAAGGCTCGACACGCTCGGTTCGGGCAAGTTCCTTCTCATCACGAGCTACCGGAAGAACGGTACGGGCGTCCCGACGCCCGTGTGGGTGGTCCGGGACGGTGACGCACTCGGTGCCTGGACCGGCGCGAACTCCTGGAAGGTGAAGCGGATCCGCAACCGGCCGGACGTTCTCGTGGGCCCCTGCGACGTACGCGGCAACCCGACCGGTGAACAGGTTCCCGCCACGGCGGAGATCCTTGATCAGACCGCGACGGCGCGCTACCGAGGGCTGGTCGCCCGCAAGTACGGCATTCTCGGCCGTCTCACTCTCTTCGGCAGCCGGCTGCGCCGGGGCCGGGAGGGCACGGTCGGAGTACGCATCTCCCTGACCCCGTGA
- a CDS encoding MFS transporter translates to MGSVTEVAKDFQEAEPVSEPDGPGLWRQRDFLLLWSGQTASEMGSAVTQIALPLLAVVALDASTLEVGLLTAAATAAFALIALPAGALVDGGAKRSVMIVCDVLRLVIVGSVPVAAAFGVLTMAQLYVVAAAAGVCTVFFDVSYQSYVPSLIRTEDLMAANGKLGTTQAFAQLGGPGLGGGLVGAFGAAGAMTADAVSYAISVLSILGIRKREEPPPARTADEPLRRRITEGLRFVFGHPILRRVVACTGTANLFSGMSSALVMVFLVRVLHVRPALTGLIVAGAAVGGMAGGVFAGRLAKRIGSARIIWVSSLVLSAPQVIAAAAWQGWGVLLFPLGWGIAYFAGMVYNVAQLSYRQSVTPPELLGRMNAAVRWIVWGTLPFGGILGGVLGSLIGVRPTLWVAFIGTWAAGWFVYFSPLRHMRDVPRPVPVPGPDVPS, encoded by the coding sequence GTGGGATCTGTGACGGAAGTGGCGAAGGATTTTCAGGAAGCCGAGCCGGTGTCGGAGCCGGACGGTCCGGGCCTGTGGCGTCAGCGGGATTTCCTGCTGCTGTGGAGCGGGCAGACGGCCAGTGAGATGGGCTCGGCGGTCACCCAGATCGCGCTGCCGCTGCTCGCGGTCGTCGCGCTCGACGCGAGCACGCTCGAGGTCGGGCTCCTGACCGCCGCCGCCACGGCGGCGTTCGCGCTGATCGCGCTGCCCGCGGGGGCGCTGGTGGACGGCGGTGCCAAACGTTCCGTCATGATCGTCTGCGATGTTCTCCGCCTGGTGATCGTGGGTTCGGTCCCGGTGGCGGCGGCGTTCGGCGTTCTGACGATGGCTCAGCTGTACGTGGTCGCGGCGGCCGCGGGTGTATGCACGGTGTTCTTCGACGTCTCCTACCAGAGTTATGTGCCGTCGCTGATCCGCACCGAGGATCTGATGGCCGCCAACGGCAAGCTCGGGACGACCCAGGCGTTCGCGCAGCTTGGGGGCCCGGGTCTCGGCGGTGGCCTGGTCGGGGCGTTCGGCGCGGCGGGGGCGATGACGGCCGACGCCGTCTCGTACGCGATCTCGGTGCTGTCGATCCTCGGGATCAGGAAGCGGGAGGAGCCGCCGCCGGCCCGGACGGCGGACGAGCCGTTGCGGCGCCGGATCACCGAGGGGCTGAGGTTCGTCTTCGGGCACCCGATCCTGCGGAGGGTCGTGGCGTGCACGGGCACCGCGAACCTGTTCTCCGGGATGAGTTCGGCGCTGGTGATGGTCTTCCTCGTCCGGGTGCTGCACGTGCGCCCCGCGCTGACCGGGCTGATCGTGGCGGGCGCGGCCGTCGGCGGGATGGCCGGGGGCGTGTTCGCCGGCCGGCTCGCCAAGAGGATCGGCTCGGCGCGGATCATCTGGGTGTCGTCGCTGGTCCTCAGCGCGCCGCAGGTCATCGCGGCGGCGGCCTGGCAGGGCTGGGGAGTGCTGCTGTTCCCGCTGGGCTGGGGCATCGCGTACTTCGCCGGGATGGTCTACAACGTCGCGCAGCTCAGCTACCGGCAGTCCGTGACGCCGCCGGAGCTGCTGGGCCGGATGAACGCGGCCGTCCGCTGGATCGTGTGGGGCACGTTGCCGTTCGGGGGCATCCTCGGCGGGGTGCTCGGCTCGCTGATCGGCGTACGTCCCACACTCTGGGTGGCGTTCATCGGCACCTGGGCCGCGGGCTGGTTCGTGTACTTCTCCCCGCTCCGCCATATGCGGGATGTTCCCCGACCCGTGCCTGTGCCGGGTCCCGATGTCCCGAGCTGA
- a CDS encoding ATP-binding protein: protein MDGSRASWVNTTHDWAGSVDVDHLRGIRERSTEFAPGGPGHLVLEVVAYAADEAASGGGGRCVVTLHADGSVSVKDDGRGTDTRVDEHGQVVKKPVMATKDLRFFDLPEAERLPDEHPRRGMSVVAALSEWLIHTNRRLNGSWSRRYEHGVPVTGLDPVETDGTTGTCVRFLPDGVLRARWSLTAGDLARWAEHWPGLTLRLDDRREG from the coding sequence ATGGATGGATCAAGGGCTTCTTGGGTCAACACCACGCACGACTGGGCCGGTTCCGTGGACGTGGACCATCTCCGTGGAATCCGCGAGCGGTCCACGGAGTTCGCGCCGGGCGGGCCAGGACACCTTGTTCTCGAGGTCGTCGCCTATGCCGCCGACGAGGCGGCGAGTGGGGGCGGCGGACGCTGTGTCGTCACGCTGCATGCCGACGGCTCCGTGTCGGTGAAGGACGACGGACGGGGCACCGACACACGCGTCGACGAGCACGGCCAGGTGGTGAAGAAGCCGGTCATGGCCACGAAGGACCTTCGGTTCTTCGACCTCCCGGAGGCGGAACGGCTTCCGGACGAGCATCCGCGTCGCGGCATGTCCGTCGTCGCGGCGCTCAGCGAGTGGCTGATTCATACCAACCGCCGTCTCAACGGATCCTGGAGCCGACGCTATGAACACGGCGTCCCGGTGACCGGTCTGGACCCCGTCGAGACCGACGGGACCACGGGGACCTGCGTCCGCTTCCTGCCGGACGGAGTCCTGCGCGCACGATGGTCGTTGACCGCGGGCGACCTGGCGCGGTGGGCCGAGCACTGGCCCGGCCTGACGCTCCGCCTCGACGACCGGCGCGAGGGCTGA
- a CDS encoding pectate lyase gives MHPASIENAPIGFGAGTSGGGSASAVTVTTLDAFETAVTGSTAKVVRVSGLISLGGQVDVGSNTTVLGVGSSSGFTGGGLRLKKVTNVVVRNLDISKPVAPSGGVTVQASTKVWIDHNSFSADRDHDKDYYDGLLDITKLVRSCGNCSTQYKRTIVVSDVDVTASGKPVVGINQNYGDTATLTKVRIHGDSSKKIKPCVRYQGNSTGAEPTGTGSGADRTYCRYAGSDITYS, from the coding sequence ATCCATCCGGCAAGTATCGAGAACGCACCGATCGGCTTCGGCGCCGGCACCTCCGGCGGCGGAAGTGCCTCCGCCGTCACCGTCACCACCCTGGACGCCTTCGAGACGGCCGTCACGGGCAGCACGGCCAAGGTCGTACGCGTCAGCGGACTGATCTCGCTCGGCGGACAGGTCGACGTCGGCTCCAACACCACGGTCCTGGGCGTCGGTTCGTCGTCCGGGTTCACCGGCGGTGGGCTGCGCCTGAAGAAGGTGACCAATGTCGTCGTCCGCAACCTGGACATCAGCAAGCCGGTCGCGCCGTCCGGCGGCGTCACCGTCCAGGCGTCGACGAAGGTGTGGATCGACCACAACTCCTTCTCGGCTGACCGCGACCACGACAAGGACTACTACGACGGGCTGCTGGACATCACCAAGCTGGTGCGCAGTTGCGGCAACTGCTCCACGCAGTACAAGCGCACGATCGTGGTCAGTGACGTGGACGTGACCGCGTCCGGCAAGCCCGTCGTCGGCATCAACCAGAACTACGGTGACACCGCGACACTGACCAAGGTCCGCATCCACGGCGACAGCAGCAAGAAGATCAAGCCGTGCGTGCGCTACCAGGGCAACAGCACGGGCGCCGAGCCGACCGGGACCGGCAGCGGCGCCGACCGCACGTACTGCCGCTACGCGGGCTCCGACATCACGTACAGCTGA
- a CDS encoding Zn-ribbon domain-containing OB-fold protein translates to MPGAAVLGTDSASHGTSAADALLFQRCRWCGSAMYQRLLCPVCAGSDLRTEASTGTGVVRHATVVHRNTPAARNVSLVEMAEGFTVRGRVTGPATDVHSGDRVQLTTAQDPVRSQPVFQLVDGPYRSRS, encoded by the coding sequence ATGCCGGGTGCCGCCGTCCTCGGCACCGACTCCGCGTCGCACGGGACCTCGGCCGCGGACGCCCTCCTCTTCCAGCGCTGCCGCTGGTGCGGCAGCGCGATGTACCAGCGCCTCCTGTGTCCGGTCTGCGCCGGCAGCGACCTGCGGACGGAGGCGAGCACGGGGACCGGTGTCGTCCGTCATGCCACCGTCGTCCACCGCAACACCCCGGCCGCCCGCAACGTCTCCCTCGTCGAGATGGCCGAGGGCTTCACCGTCCGGGGCAGGGTCACGGGACCGGCCACCGACGTGCACAGCGGAGACCGGGTCCAACTCACCACGGCCCAGGACCCGGTGCGCAGCCAGCCGGTGTTCCAGCTCGTCGACGGGCCCTACCGGAGCCGGAGCTGA
- a CDS encoding TetR family transcriptional regulator, producing the protein MRDALVAAAFRLFPERGYEQTTVDDIVALAGVGRRSFFRYFPSKEDVVFPDHERCLADMTAFLADGTDEDEPVRRVCDAARLVLRMYAENPTFSVQRYRLTKKVPGLRAYELSVVWRYERALAEYLRGRFDGRPDGALRADVIAAAVVAAHNNALRSWLRSAGQGDADTAVNHALGHVQAVFGTPPAGAPAEEQEDVVVVISRRGAPLWRVVREIESTLGRD; encoded by the coding sequence ATGCGGGACGCGCTGGTCGCGGCGGCTTTCCGGCTGTTCCCCGAGCGGGGCTACGAGCAGACCACGGTCGACGACATCGTGGCACTAGCCGGGGTCGGCAGGCGGTCCTTCTTCCGCTACTTCCCGTCCAAGGAGGACGTGGTCTTCCCGGACCACGAGCGCTGTCTGGCCGACATGACCGCCTTCCTCGCCGACGGCACCGACGAGGACGAGCCGGTGCGACGGGTCTGCGACGCGGCCCGGCTCGTGCTGCGCATGTACGCCGAGAACCCGACCTTCTCCGTACAGCGCTACCGCCTCACCAAGAAGGTGCCCGGTCTGCGCGCCTACGAGTTGTCGGTGGTCTGGCGCTACGAGCGTGCCCTCGCGGAGTATCTGCGCGGGCGCTTCGACGGCCGGCCCGACGGCGCCCTGCGGGCCGACGTGATCGCCGCGGCCGTGGTCGCCGCGCACAACAACGCGCTGCGCTCATGGCTGCGTTCGGCCGGGCAGGGCGACGCGGACACCGCCGTGAACCACGCGCTCGGACACGTGCAGGCCGTGTTCGGTACCCCTCCCGCCGGCGCTCCGGCCGAGGAGCAGGAGGACGTGGTCGTCGTCATCTCCCGGCGCGGGGCGCCCCTGTGGCGCGTGGTGCGAGAGATCGAGTCCACGCTCGGACGGGACTGA
- a CDS encoding MFS transporter: MDATQASSRSGGVVATLAFAGITAAIMQTLVTPLIAELPQLLDTTSSNAAWVITATLLVAAVFVPVSGRLGDLLGKRRMLLACSVPLIVGSVVCALSSSVVPMILGRGLQGMGMGMVPLGIALLRDVVPKEKLSSSIALVSASMGIGGGLGLPIAAAVAQYANWRVLFWGAAVMAAVVATLVWFLIPDIPAGAKGQRFDLPGALGLGAGLVCLLLAVSKGADWGWGSATTVGLFVAAVVVLLGWGVWELRTRDPLVDLRTTARPRVLLTNLASVFVGCAMYASMLVMPQLLQFPEATGYGLGQSMLAAGLWMAPGGIMMMIVSPLGGKLTDARGPKFTLISGVLVIAAGYGLALTLMGTAWGLMLVGIVVNSGVGLAYGAMPALIMSSVPLSETAAANGFNTLMRSLGTSVGAAVIGVVLAQMTTTLGGYTFASEDGFRTSLIIGGGVAVVAAVIAAAIPAVRAVTDRGDNAATAGAPEQHLAVEA; this comes from the coding sequence ATGGATGCCACCCAGGCATCAAGCCGCTCGGGCGGCGTGGTCGCCACCCTGGCCTTCGCAGGCATCACGGCAGCGATCATGCAGACCCTGGTGACGCCGCTGATCGCGGAGTTGCCGCAGCTCTTGGACACCACCTCGTCGAACGCGGCCTGGGTGATCACCGCCACCCTCCTGGTGGCCGCCGTGTTCGTGCCGGTCTCGGGACGCCTGGGCGACCTCCTGGGCAAGCGCAGGATGCTCCTCGCCTGCTCGGTACCGCTGATCGTGGGCTCGGTGGTGTGTGCGCTGTCCTCCTCGGTCGTCCCCATGATCCTCGGACGCGGTCTCCAGGGCATGGGCATGGGCATGGTCCCGCTCGGCATCGCCCTCCTGCGTGACGTGGTCCCCAAGGAGAAGCTGAGCTCCTCGATCGCGCTGGTCAGCGCCTCCATGGGCATCGGCGGTGGCCTCGGCCTGCCCATCGCCGCGGCTGTCGCCCAGTACGCGAACTGGCGGGTGCTCTTCTGGGGCGCGGCCGTCATGGCCGCGGTGGTGGCGACGCTCGTCTGGTTCCTGATCCCCGACATCCCCGCCGGCGCCAAGGGGCAGCGCTTCGACCTGCCCGGCGCACTCGGTCTCGGCGCCGGACTCGTCTGCCTGCTGCTCGCGGTCTCCAAGGGCGCCGACTGGGGCTGGGGCTCGGCCACCACCGTCGGGCTGTTCGTCGCCGCCGTCGTGGTGCTGCTCGGCTGGGGGGTGTGGGAGCTGCGGACCCGCGACCCCCTGGTCGACCTGCGCACCACCGCCCGGCCGCGGGTGCTGCTCACCAACCTCGCCTCGGTCTTCGTCGGCTGCGCGATGTACGCCAGCATGCTGGTCATGCCGCAGCTGCTGCAGTTCCCCGAGGCCACGGGCTACGGCCTGGGGCAGTCGATGCTCGCCGCCGGCCTGTGGATGGCGCCCGGCGGCATCATGATGATGATCGTCTCCCCGCTCGGCGGAAAGCTCACCGACGCCCGTGGACCGAAGTTCACACTGATCTCCGGCGTACTGGTCATCGCCGCCGGCTACGGCCTGGCCCTGACCCTGATGGGCACCGCCTGGGGCCTGATGCTCGTCGGCATCGTGGTCAACAGCGGTGTGGGCCTCGCCTACGGAGCGATGCCCGCCCTGATCATGAGCTCGGTGCCGCTCTCCGAGACCGCCGCCGCCAACGGCTTCAACACGCTCATGCGCTCCCTCGGCACGTCCGTCGGCGCCGCCGTGATCGGAGTCGTCCTCGCCCAGATGACCACCACGCTGGGCGGCTACACCTTCGCCTCCGAGGACGGCTTCCGCACCAGCTTGATCATCGGCGGCGGCGTCGCCGTCGTCGCGGCGGTGATCGCGGCCGCCATCCCGGCCGTCCGCGCCGTCACGGACCGCGGCGACAACGCGGCCACGGCCGGCGCCCCCGAGCAGCACCTGGCGGTCGAGGCCTGA
- a CDS encoding MarR family winged helix-turn-helix transcriptional regulator yields MVRSTRDVEYEQMLLSRHALVRHRRTRREGGLERSAYILLSRIGVQGPMSISELSDAFGLDASTLNRQTRAAVRSGLVARIPDPDGGMARKFRLTETGARLLNEERARNVESLDRVMAAWSDGDIAGFAAYLQRFNTDIERLGGRPWPRPEAPSNPFDSERRAG; encoded by the coding sequence ATGGTCAGGTCCACGCGCGACGTCGAGTACGAGCAGATGCTGCTCAGCCGCCACGCGCTCGTGCGGCACAGGAGGACCCGGCGCGAGGGCGGACTGGAACGCAGCGCCTACATCCTGCTGAGCCGTATCGGCGTCCAGGGGCCCATGTCCATCAGCGAGTTGAGCGACGCCTTCGGGCTCGACGCCTCCACGCTCAACAGACAGACCCGCGCGGCCGTGCGCTCCGGCCTCGTGGCCCGCATCCCCGACCCCGACGGCGGGATGGCCCGCAAGTTCCGCCTCACGGAGACGGGCGCACGCCTGCTGAACGAGGAGCGCGCCCGCAACGTCGAGAGCCTGGACCGGGTGATGGCCGCCTGGTCGGACGGCGACATCGCCGGATTCGCCGCCTACCTCCAACGCTTCAACACCGACATCGAAAGACTGGGCGGCCGTCCCTGGCCGCGCCCTGAGGCTCCGTCGAATCCGTTCGACAGCGAGCGCCGCGCCGGATGA
- a CDS encoding acyltransferase, whose protein sequence is MATDQVLTGSAPAGESGAAAEPRRPRPSRLPSLTGLRFPAALAVFAHHAFLPIPPLRLLADDRTEYRLADWFGQSGGLGVAFFFVLSGFVLTWSARDSDTTTAFWRRRFVKIYPIYVVAWALAMLLFAGSYTSTRVAVANLFMVQVWVPSYFTNFSVDSPSWSLAVEAVFYLCFPLLLHVFRRVDPRRLKYWIAGAIAAVVATPALAYALFPKTPLVPSGQVLSVSQYWFAYVLPPVRMVDFALGILVALAVKHGRWRNIGMVWSSLLLVGGYVLTFHVPYLYGQRATMILPIVLLIAATATADIEGRFTLFRNRTMVWLGEISFAFYLLHYTALSWLRKALGTQQMYSNTAGFAMLLGTAAVTVLLSWVLYSTVEAPLMRRFSRSRRSKTG, encoded by the coding sequence ATGGCCACTGATCAAGTTCTGACCGGCTCCGCGCCGGCCGGTGAGAGCGGCGCCGCCGCGGAGCCGAGACGTCCCCGCCCCTCACGGCTGCCGTCGCTCACCGGCCTGCGGTTCCCCGCCGCGCTCGCCGTGTTCGCCCACCACGCCTTCCTGCCGATCCCCCCGCTGCGGCTGCTGGCCGACGACCGCACCGAGTACCGTCTGGCCGACTGGTTCGGGCAGTCCGGCGGACTCGGCGTGGCGTTCTTCTTCGTGCTCAGCGGGTTCGTACTGACCTGGTCGGCGCGGGACAGCGACACCACGACGGCGTTCTGGCGGCGCCGGTTCGTCAAGATCTACCCGATCTACGTGGTCGCCTGGGCCCTCGCCATGCTGCTGTTCGCCGGTTCCTACACCTCCACCCGCGTCGCCGTCGCCAACCTCTTCATGGTCCAGGTGTGGGTGCCCAGCTACTTCACCAACTTCAGTGTGGACTCGCCGAGTTGGTCCCTGGCGGTGGAAGCCGTCTTCTACCTCTGCTTCCCGCTGCTGCTGCACGTGTTCCGGCGTGTCGACCCCCGTCGCCTGAAGTACTGGATCGCCGGGGCGATCGCCGCGGTGGTGGCCACCCCCGCGCTGGCGTACGCGCTGTTCCCGAAGACCCCGCTGGTGCCCAGTGGCCAGGTCCTCTCGGTCTCGCAGTACTGGTTCGCCTACGTACTGCCCCCGGTCCGCATGGTCGACTTCGCCCTCGGCATCCTGGTGGCGCTCGCGGTGAAGCACGGGCGCTGGCGCAACATCGGCATGGTCTGGTCGAGTCTGCTGCTGGTGGGCGGATACGTGCTGACCTTCCACGTGCCCTACCTGTACGGCCAGCGCGCGACGATGATCCTGCCGATCGTGCTGCTGATCGCGGCCACGGCGACCGCGGACATCGAGGGCCGCTTCACCCTGTTCCGCAATCGCACGATGGTCTGGCTCGGCGAGATCTCCTTCGCCTTCTACCTGCTGCACTACACGGCGCTGTCCTGGCTGCGCAAGGCGCTCGGCACGCAGCAGATGTACTCCAACACGGCCGGCTTCGCGATGCTGCTCGGCACCGCCGCCGTCACGGTCCTGCTCTCGTGGGTGCTCTACTCCACGGTCGAAGCCCCGCTCATGCGCCGGTTCAGCCGGTCGCGCCGGTCGAAGACCGGCTGA
- a CDS encoding aldo/keto reductase, producing the protein MPLDHYVTLGRSGLRVSPFALGAMTFGEDPGGAGCSVEESEKILATYLDRGGNFIDTANFYTNGHSESILGDFFAARPGQRERVVLASKFFTNLFPGDPNGGGAGRRSIIAQLDESLRRLRTDHLDLYWLHNWDRHTPIEETLRTLDDLVTAGKIRYIGFSNTPAWVTAQAQTTALLKGWSPLIALQVEYSLLARTVEGELAPLALDQGMALVPWSPLKNGFLSGKYRRDTQVTDSARTAFVGGPGEDEYLVIDAVAEVADELGTTSAAVSLAWLRAREGTVVPILGARRVDHLENNLAGLEVTLTPEQLRRLDEVSTPDLDYPAPMHGALRSMLQFAGTTVDGHTSTVYPPLVQSDVRY; encoded by the coding sequence ATGCCGCTCGACCACTACGTCACCCTCGGCCGGTCGGGGCTGCGGGTCAGCCCGTTCGCCCTCGGCGCGATGACCTTCGGAGAGGACCCCGGCGGCGCCGGATGCAGCGTCGAGGAGTCCGAGAAGATCCTGGCGACCTATCTCGACCGGGGCGGGAACTTCATCGACACCGCGAACTTCTACACCAACGGCCACTCCGAGAGCATCCTCGGCGACTTCTTCGCCGCGCGTCCCGGACAGCGCGAGCGCGTCGTGCTGGCGTCGAAGTTCTTCACCAACCTCTTCCCCGGCGATCCCAACGGGGGCGGGGCGGGCCGCCGGTCGATCATCGCCCAGCTCGACGAGAGCCTCCGCCGTCTGCGCACCGATCATCTCGACCTGTACTGGCTGCACAACTGGGACCGGCACACCCCGATCGAGGAAACGCTGCGCACCCTCGACGACCTGGTCACGGCCGGCAAGATCCGCTACATCGGCTTCTCCAACACCCCTGCCTGGGTCACCGCGCAGGCCCAGACGACGGCGCTGCTGAAGGGCTGGAGCCCGCTGATCGCGCTGCAGGTCGAGTACTCCCTGCTGGCCCGCACCGTCGAGGGTGAACTCGCGCCGCTCGCGCTCGACCAGGGCATGGCACTGGTGCCGTGGAGCCCGCTCAAGAACGGCTTCCTGTCGGGCAAGTACCGGCGGGACACCCAGGTCACCGACTCCGCGCGTACGGCCTTCGTCGGAGGCCCCGGCGAGGACGAGTACCTGGTCATCGACGCCGTGGCGGAGGTCGCCGACGAACTCGGCACCACCTCGGCGGCGGTGTCGCTGGCCTGGCTGCGGGCCCGCGAGGGCACCGTCGTACCCATTCTGGGCGCCCGGCGCGTCGACCATCTGGAGAACAACCTCGCCGGCCTGGAAGTGACACTCACCCCCGAACAGCTCCGACGGCTGGACGAGGTGTCCACTCCGGACCTGGACTACCCGGCACCTATGCACGGTGCCCTGCGGTCGATGCTGCAGTTCGCGGGCACCACCGTCGACGGGCACACCTCCACCGTGTATCCGCCGCTCGTCCAGAGCGACGTCCGCTACTGA
- a CDS encoding luciferase family protein: MTLALRAMTQLAAWPDLSEARPSCGTGRALRSARDEIVHFHSEHEVDLHLTARAIHRYEDHLRGATAVRMVPGSRWVTIRLEVDADIHLLLTLVSVALQSHQAWPVPGDPAPADCNEHRGASLPRTILSGS, from the coding sequence ATGACGTTGGCCTTGCGTGCCATGACGCAACTGGCGGCCTGGCCGGACCTCTCGGAGGCCCGGCCCAGCTGCGGCACGGGGCGGGCACTGCGCTCGGCCCGGGACGAGATCGTGCACTTCCACTCCGAACACGAGGTCGACCTGCATCTGACGGCCCGTGCCATCCACCGCTACGAGGATCACCTCAGGGGCGCGACCGCGGTCCGGATGGTGCCCGGTTCACGTTGGGTGACCATACGCCTCGAAGTCGACGCCGACATCCATCTGCTCCTGACCCTGGTGAGCGTCGCCCTGCAGTCCCACCAGGCATGGCCCGTCCCCGGCGACCCGGCACCGGCCGACTGCAACGAACACCGCGGCGCGTCACTGCCGCGCACGATACTCAGCGGCAGCTGA
- a CDS encoding DUF6445 family protein — protein sequence MSPHPPRTPALPVLPYRKPTRERDYWVLDDVLPDVEAVRARCLAKDDWVKGHPYTSESWPGLRTMPGLEPGELARVERLVKKATGARELWQQATASGATLNHNCIQVVGEDEGEPRPHTDSRALCRYAAVLYLNPAVPKDCGTSFYRQNLPGGRLGGNVVAAPHNNLVEALGTRFVPPDSFVEDVRVPHRYNRLLLYNANLMHSATGYAGTTIEDKRMTAVFFWMA from the coding sequence ATGTCCCCACACCCCCCACGGACTCCCGCCCTCCCCGTTCTCCCCTACCGGAAACCGACCCGCGAGCGGGACTACTGGGTCCTCGACGATGTCCTCCCCGACGTGGAAGCCGTCCGGGCCCGTTGCCTCGCCAAGGACGACTGGGTCAAGGGTCACCCGTACACCTCGGAGAGCTGGCCGGGCCTGCGCACCATGCCGGGTCTCGAACCGGGCGAACTCGCCCGCGTGGAGCGGCTGGTGAAGAAGGCCACCGGAGCGCGGGAGCTGTGGCAGCAGGCGACGGCCTCCGGGGCCACCCTCAACCACAACTGCATCCAGGTGGTCGGCGAGGACGAGGGTGAGCCGCGCCCGCACACCGACTCCCGCGCGCTGTGCCGGTACGCCGCGGTGCTGTATCTCAACCCGGCCGTGCCCAAGGACTGCGGAACGAGCTTCTACCGGCAGAACCTGCCCGGCGGCCGCCTCGGCGGCAACGTGGTGGCGGCCCCCCACAACAACCTCGTCGAGGCGCTGGGGACCCGCTTCGTACCGCCGGACTCGTTCGTCGAGGACGTCCGTGTGCCGCATCGCTACAACCGGCTGCTGCTGTACAACGCCAACCTGATGCACAGCGCCACGGGCTACGCGGGCACCACCATCGAGGACAAGCGGATGACCGCGGTGTTCTTCTGGATGGCCTGA